Part of the Candidatus Micrarchaeota archaeon genome, GCGATTAAACGGTTGGTTGACCGCGGGTTAGTGATACGGTTTCAGAAAAACCTGCCCGGTGGCGGATACACCTATGTGTATCAGATAGAAGATAAAAAAAGGATCATGCAACGAATGAAGGATATTGTAACTTCGTGGTACCATAACGTGATCAAAGCAATCGACACATTTTAATACGGATGGTTAACATTCCGAAAAGTTAGATTTCTATCTCCAGACCTGCACAACAGTTTGTAAAACCTGCTCCAAAGGTATTGGCGAATGTTGCCACGGCATGGTCTCCGGTGCAATGACAAGGTACAACATGTTTCACGCCCAAATTATGGAGACGGTCAACCGTA contains:
- a CDS encoding MarR family transcriptional regulator is translated as MLTFACKKIDLEDIVRCSFDLNKTEYKVMMYLLKHSRRKYRVTEVAKGISLTRTSVQKAIKRLVDRGLVIRFQKNLPGGGYTYVYQIEDKKRIMQRMKDIVTSWYHNVIKAIDTF